The following coding sequences are from one Neovison vison isolate M4711 chromosome X, ASM_NN_V1, whole genome shotgun sequence window:
- the LOC122896297 gene encoding rho-related GTP-binding protein RhoG-like produces MDSMDSKERMQTIKCVVVGDGAVGKTCLLISYTTNAFPEEYIPTVFDNYSAQTSVDGQIVSLNLWDTAGQEEYDRLRTLSYPQTNIFVICFSIGNPSSYANVRHKWHPEVSHHCPNVPVLLVGTKRDLRDDIETVKKLKEQSLVPTTPQQGTSLAKQVGAVKYLECSALMQYGVHEVFSEAVRAVLYPATKKNTKKCVLL; encoded by the exons ATGGACTCCATG GACTCCAAGGAAAGAATGCAGACAATCAAATGTGTGGTTGTAGGAGATGGGGCTGTAGGTAAGACCTGCCTCCTCATCAGTTACACAACAAATGCCTTTCCTGAGGAGTATATCCCCACTGTCTTTGATAACTATAGTGCCCAGACGTCTGTGGATGGCCAGATCGTCAGCCTGAACCTGTGGGACACAGCTGGCCAAGAGGAGTATGACCGACTGCGAACGCTATCCTACCCCCAGACCAATatctttgtcatttgtttttccattggCAACCCATCCTCGTATGCCAATGTGAGGCATAAGTGGCACCCTGAGGTCTCCCATCATTGCCCCAATGTGCCTGTTCTGCTGGTAGGTACCAAGAGAGACCTGCGGGATGACATTGAGACAGTGAAGAAGCTGAAGGAACAGAGCCTAGTGCCCACAACTCCTCAGCAAGGCACTTCCCTGGCTAAGCAGGTGGGGGCTGTGAAGTATCTAGAATGTTCAGCCCTGATGCAGTATGGGGTGCACGAGGTATTTTCAGAAGCCGTCCGGGCTGTGCTCTACCCTGCCACAAAGAAGAACACCAAGAAGTGTGTCCTTTTATAG